TGGCGGACGCTGCAGCGCGAGGCGCTGTGGTTGGAGCGACGCACCGACTCCCGGCTCGCTGCCGAGCAGAACCGGCAGGTCCGGCGTACGACGCGGGAGCAGCGACGCTTCCGCCGCGCACGCGGCCACTGACCTCGATCAGTCGAGGAAGGTCGCCGGCGGCGGCAGCGTCCGCGCGCCGCGGCCTCGGTACTGGAAGTGCTGCCAGTCGGAGCTGCCCATCCACCAGAACCCGTGCCGCGCCATGATGCGCACCACGAGGTGGCTGCTGCTGCGGTAGACGACCCGGGCCGGGCTTCGCCTCCTGTCCCACTCCCGGTTGGGGACGATGCCCCAGCCCGACCGGTACGGGTTCTCCCAGGTGTTGATGTCGATGCTCCGGCCGGTGCTGTGCGGGCTCCGGGTGCGCGGGCGTCCCACGACGCCCCGGCAGTTGAAGCCGGACGAGTTGCCGGCGGCCATGGACTTCATGTCGTCGCCGCCGCGGAGCCGACGCGACCATCCGAAGCGGTCGACGCGGTACAACGACCGGATCGGCGCCTTCGCGGCGTACAGGTCGCGGAAGACCCGCCGGGTGGCCTTGGCGACGCTCTTGTTCACCACGATCTCGCCGCGGCGGCGGTAGCCGTCGTACGCGAAGTAGTTCGTCCGGACGAGACGCAGCGAAGACCTGCCGACCGGGCAGCCGCGGTGCCAGCTACGTCGCTTCATGGAGCGCCAGACCCGTGCCGAGATCTTGTTGATCGTCACGTCAGCACCGGCTTTCTTGGCGCGTGGCTGGGCGGGCAGCTTGATGCGGGGGGCGGGGGCACCGGACGGGCGACGGAACACGTAGCCCGGCGGGACGTTGTCCACCGTCCAGAGGCCTGACGCGGTCGCACGGACGTACGGCGTGGAGGGGGTGCGCACCTGGTACGACACGTCGACCCGTGGGCGGACCCGGACGGCGGCGACGCCGGAGCGGACGGCGAAGGTCCCGCGCCGCTCCCACGTGGTCGAGCTCCGCCGGCGACCCCACAGCTGGGCGGATCCCGTCACCGGGCGGCCGTCGGTGGTGACCCAGCGGACCTGCAACGTCGCCGTCTTGCCGTCGGCGACCCTGGTGGCGCCCGAGAGCGAGGCACGGGAGGGCGCGGCCCCGGCGACGATCGTGAGCTCCCGCACCGCGGTGCCGCCACCGGTCGCCTGGACGACCCGGAGACGGTGCGTGCCCGGATCCAGCCCGATGCGCAGGGCGTACGACCCGTCGGCCGCGGGCAGCGCCGTCGTGACGACGGACCAGACGCCGCCGCGGCCACGGTAGTCGAGCGAGACCGCGTCGGTGGGTGCGGACGTGGTGCCGGTGACGATCGCGACCGTGCCGGCGTACACACGGGCCGGAGCGTTCACCGTGAGATCGGGCGGAGCTGCGGAGGCAGCAGTCGGCGCCATCAGGGTGCCGACCAAGAGGGTCCCGAGGAGGGTGAGGAGCACGCGGCCAGGGGTCACCCTCCCAACCTAGGCCCAGTCGGCCCCGGCGTCGCGGCAGCGACTCACGCGTCCTGGATCCGCGCGAACGGACGGGCCTCCTCCAGCTCGTACGCGAGCTCGAGCAGGGTGCGTTCGTCGCCGTGGTCGGCGGAGAAGTGGGACGCGAGCGGCAGCCCCGCCCGCGTCTGCCCGAGCGGCAGCGAGATCGCCGGTCCGCCGGTCACGTTGTTGAGCGGGGTGAACCCGACGTACGCCTGCAGACGAGCGAACAGCCGGTCGTAGTCGAGGGTGGGTGAGAGGTATCCGAGCTTCGGGGTGGTGTGCGTGAGCACGGGGGAGAGCACGACGTCGTACGTGGTGAACATCGCTCGGTAGGTGCGCTCCGTGCGCCGCAGGCGGTAGATCGCCGCGGGGAACCGCCGCATGCCACGGCGGAACGCGTCGGCGAGCCCGCGCGTGAGGTTGTCGGTGCGCGTCGCGTCGAAGTCGGGAGCGAGAGTGCGCCTGCCGGTGGTCGAGAGGTACCACGCGAGGAAGCCCCAGTAGAGGGAGAAGTCGTCGGCGAACTGCTGCGTGATCGGCAGCGGGATCTCTTCGACGTGGTGGCCGAGGTCGGCCAGCAGCTCGGCCGTCGCTGTCGTGGCGAGGCGCGTGTCGCGGTCGGACTCGGCGATGACGGAGTCGTACAGGACGCCGACGCGCAGCCGCGTCGACCCCGCACGCTCAACCAGCCGGACCGGCGGGAGCTTGGGGTTGCGGTACGTCCTCTCGGCGGCGGCGAAGAACCGGGCGGTGTCGCGCACGGACCGGGTGACGACGCCCTGCGCGACGATCTTCACCGGCATCGTGAGGTCGAGCCTGTCGGGCGTGATGCGGCCGCGGGTCGGCTTGAGCCCCACGAGGCCGCAGGCTGCGGCCGGGATGCGGATCGAGCCGCCACCGTCGTTGGCGTGGGCGAGGGGCACCGCACCGGCGGCGACGAGGGCCGCCGAGCCGCCGGAGGACGCGCCCGACGAGTAGGCGGGGTTCCACGGGTTGCGGACCGGTGGGCGGGTCATGAACTCGGTGGTGGCGCTGAACCCGAACTCCGGGAGCCGCGACTTGCCGAGGAACGTCAGTCCCTGCTCGGCCCACGCACGGACGAAGTCGCTGTCGGTGCGGGCCAGCGGCGCGGCGTACGCCTCGGACCCGTTGCCGGTCGGCCAGCCGGCGACGTCCACGTTGTCCTTGACGAACGTCGGCACGCCGGCGAAGACACCCGTCGCGTCACGGTCTGCGGCGTCGAGGGCGCGGCCAGGGTCCAGGTGCTCGACGGCGTCGAGCGACGCGACGTCCTCCACGCGTGCGAGCGCCGCCTCGGTCACCTCGCGGGGCTTGACCTGACCAGCGGCGACCAGCTCCGCGATGCCGGTAGCGTCGAGGTCACCGAGAATGTCGTCACGGAAGGCGTGGACGCGGGCAGAGTGCGACACGGTTGCTCCTGGGCGTGCGTGAGTCCGGGGTCATCCCGGAGCGTAACAGCGAGTTGCGCCGGTCGATCCGGGTACGTGCGACGTGACGATGCGCGACGGGAGGAGGCAGATCGTGTCCGCACACGGCGGCAACCGTGCGATCATCGCCGCACTCTCGGCGAACCTCGGCATCGCGGTCACCAAGTTCCTCGCGTTCCTGCTCACCGGTGCCTCCTCGATGCTCGCAGAGGCGGTGCACTCGGTCGCCGACTCCGGCAACCAGGCGCTGCTGCTGCTCGGGGGGAAGCGCGCCAAGCGGGAGGCCGACGAGAGGCACCCGTTCGGGTACGGGCGTGAGCGCTACATCTACGCGTTCATCGTCTCGATCGTGCTCTTCAGCGTGGGTGGGCTGTTCGCCCTGTACGAGGCATGGCACAAGTGGGAGCACCCGGAGCCGATCGACGCCTGGCAGTGGGTGCCGATCGCGGTGCTGCTGGTCGCCATGGCGATGGAGGGCTACTCGTTCCGGACCGCGATCGTCGAGTCCAACCGGCTGCGAGGGACGCAGTCGTGGGTGTCGTTCGTCCGGAACGCGAAGTCGCCGGAGCTGCCCGTGGTCCTGCTCGAGGACTTCGGCGCTCTCATCGGCCTGGTGCTGGCGCTGTTCGGGGTGAGCATGACCCTCGCGACCGACGACGGCCGGTGGGACGCCGCGGGAACGGCCGGCATCGGGCTGCTCCTGGTCTCGATCGCCGTCGTCCTGGCGGTCGAGACGAAGTCCCTGCTGCTCGGGGAGTCGGCGACCCGTGCCGACGTCGACGCCATCAGGGCAGCCGTCATCGGGGACGGCGTGCCCTCCGTCATCCACCTCCGCACGCTGCACCTCGGCCCCGAGGAGCTGCTGGTTGCCGCGAAGATCGAAGTGGACGCGACGGAGAGCGCAGCCGAGATCGCCGCGGCGATCGACGGAGCGGAGGCCCGGATCCGGGCTGCCGTCCCGATCGCGCGGGTGATCTACCTGGAGCCCGACCTCCGGCGAGCGGTCGACGTCTCCGAGGGCTAGCTGCTAGCCCGGCAGCACCCGGATGATGCGGTCCGTGCCGCCACCGTTGGACGTCGACACGTACAGGGCCCCTCCGGGTGCGACCGTGACCGCGCGCAGCCGGCCGTACTGGCCCTGGAGCGCCACCGACTGTCCGGTCAGCCGTCCCTTCCTGCTGAAGCGCAGCAGGCGGACCTGCTCTCCCTTCAGCGCCGTCACGGCGAGCACCTTGCCGGAGCGGTTGCCCCAGACCGACCCGCGGAGCCACGCCGCGGCGGTCGTCGCCAGGGTGGACCCGCCCGAGCGCCAGCGGGCCGCGCGCTGCTTGCCGGGCAGGCCGTGGTCGGTCATCGGCACCGACTCGTTGTAGCCGGGCACCGGGTTCCAGCCGTAGTTGCCCTTGCGGCGCAGACGGTTCACCTCGTCGTCGCGGTACGAGCCCTGCTCGACCGACCACACCTGTCGCCCGCGACGGGCGAGATCCTGCACGTTGCGGTGGCCGTACGTGTAGACCCGCCGCTTCATCGCGTAGCGGGACCGCGCGTACGGGTTGGTCTTCACACCGCGGCCGGTGCGCGCGTCCACACGGAGCACCTTCCCGCCACCGGAGCGCAGGCGCTGCGGGTTGCGGCCGACGGCGGCGTCTCCGGTCCCGATGAGGAGCGCTCCACCACGGCTGAATGCGAGCGCACACCCTCCGTGCCGCCCGCTCGTCGCCGGCAGACCCCGCACGATCGTCTTGACGATGCGCGCACTCGTACGCGCCTTGTTGAGGCGCCAGCGGACGACGCGGACGTCCCTGGTCGAGCCGGACGAGTAGCCGTGGCACGTGTAGAACGCTCGCGTACGGGCGAAGTCAGGGGCGAGCTCGAGCGCCATGAGACCGGTCTCACCGCTGGCCCAGATGGTGCCCGACCTGCCGACGACGCGCTTGCCGCCGTTGACGGTCCCGAGCGAGATCGTACGGCGGTCGCGCTGGGTGAAGAGGAACTGGGACGACGAGATGAACGCGATGTCCCACGGGTGGTCCAGGCCGGTGAGGACGGTGGCGGAGCGCACTGGAGCGACGCGCAACGCCGCGGGGGCTGCGGAGGCAGCAACGGCGCTGGCCCTGGGCGAAGCGGTGTCGGTCGCCGCACCCGCTCCCGCCTCGGGCAGGAACAGTGCGGCGCTGGCGAGGAGGGCGGTGGCGACGACGGTGTGCCTCATCGCCTCAGTCTCACCCCGGCGGGCGGATCCGTCGAGCCGTCAGGACCGGCGGCGCAGGTATGGCCGTACGAGCGCGACGAGGTCGTCGCCGGGCGCGGCGCCGATCTCGCGCCGGAGCCGCTGCGCGTACGCGCGGTATCGCCGCGCAGCCTCCACCCGGTTGCCCTCGCGGACGAGCGCGTCGACCAGCACCGTCACCGCCGACTCGCGGAGAGGCTCCGCGCACACGGCAGCGAGCCCTGCTCCGGTGGCGAGCGGGTACGCCCCCGCGTGCGAGGCGGTCCGGCACACCGCCTCCAGAGCCTGGATCCGGTGCAGGTGGAACTGGTCCTGCTCGTCCAGGACCCACGGCTCGTACCAGCCGGGCAGGAGGTCGTGCTTCAGCATCTCCACCGCCTCCGCACCCACCAGCGTGTCGGCGAGCGCCCGGTCCGCCACGCGCCGAGCGTCGACGAGGTCCACCGATGCGTCGAGCTGCAGCTCTGGGCCGTCGGGTCGCACCCAGCGGTGGGGAAGCTGCCAGAGTGCGCGGCGGAGGTTGGCTCGGGCCCGTGTCTCCGAGACCTCCGGCCACAGGTCGGTGCCTGTGAGGAGCCGGTTCGCCCGGGGCCCCTTCACCGCGAGGTACGCGAGCAGGCGTCGCCCTGCGCCCGACAACCGCTCGTTGGGCCGTGTCCCGAGCCCACCGAGGACGCCGACGCGACGCGATCCGTACGAGCTGGCCACCGTGTGCTCCTGGGGTCCGCGGCACGTCCGGACGAGGCGTCAGGGGGACACGCGACGATTGAGACGAGCGCAGACGGGTGTGCGCGACATGTCTTCGACCTCACGAGCATAGGCGCCTCCGAGGTCGCGCCCCCCGGCGTTGTCGCGTGGTCGGCCACGGTCGGACGACAGCGGGTACGCCAGTGGGACGCGACGCGGACGAAGGGCGGTCGGGCCTCGGTACGCGGCGGTGCCGCCACGGGGGCGTCGACGGGACCGGCGGGTGCACGGGGGGCCCGCAGGCTGGTGTGCGTCGTGTGACGACGAGCGCCGGGAGGGCACGATGACCGTGATCGACGAAACCGCTGGGGGCCCGTTCGAGGTCGAGACCCCCTTCTCCGAGCACGCCGTCAGCACGGAGACACCGCCCTCGACGCTGGGCTTCCTGCCGTGGACCGAGGTGACGACCCCGTTCGCCGAGATGTTCACCGGCGAGCTGGAAGGCGACGGCGAAGTCGGGGAGATCATCGCGGAGGCGTTCGAGAGCATCCGCGACGAGCAGTTCGACGAAGCGCTCGCGGAGCTGATCGCCGAGACGGCCGAGGCCGCCGAGACCGGCCTCGCCGGAGAGCAGCCCCAGCAGCTCACCGAGCTGCGGCGCCAGGTGGCCGACGCTCACCTGTCGCCGATCGGCTCCGAGGCCGAGCGTTGCGTCCAGCGCTTCGCCGACCACGTCCAGAACCTGGATCTCGAGGGGATGGCACCGGACCAGCTCGACGAGCTCCTCGACCGCTTCGAGGTCGGTGGGCTCGGTGTCTCTCCTGCGGGGGAGGAGTTCATCGGTGGCCTGATCAAGAAGGCCAAGAGCGTCGTGAAGACGGTGGTCAAGACCGCCGGCAAGATCGCCAAGGCGGCGCTCCCGATCCTCGGTCCGATCCTCAACAAGCTGAAGGCGCTCGTACGCCCGCTGCTGCAGCGCGTCCTGGCGATCGCGATCAACAAGCTCCCCGCGGCCCTGCACGAGCCGGCGCGCGCCCTCGCGAAGCGGTTCGGCCTCGGTCAGAAGGAGGCGGAGGACCTCCTCGAGGCCGAGGCGGAGGAGGAGTTCATGGTCGCGTCGTTCGCTCCGACACCCGTGGCCGCGGGCGATCCCGAGTCGCTCGCCGAGGCGTTCGACGCCGCACTGGCCGAGTCCGTCCTCGGTGGCGAGGCGCTCGAGCAGGGGGAGAGCTTCGGGCACGACCAGGAACGAGGCGCCGCGCCTGTCGCGACCGACGAGCTCGAGGCCCTGGCAGAGGCGCGCAGCGCGTTCATCGACCGGGTGTCGTCCGCACAGGAGGGTGAAGACCTGACCCCGGCGATCGACCAGTTCGTCCCCGCCATCCTGCCCGCGCTCCGGCTCGGCGTTCGCCTGGTCGGGCGCCCCAAGGTCGTCGGCTTCCTGTCCGGCTTCCTCTCCAAGCTCATCGGTCAGTGGGTCGGGCCCAAGCTCTCGGGGCCCCTGTCGTCGGCCATCGTCGACGTGGGCCTGCGGGTCATCGGCCTCGAGCAGGGCCGCCCCGGCCAGCTCGAGCAGGAGGCCGCGCCTGCCGCGCTCGCCGCGACCGTGGAGGACACCGTACGCCGCCTCTCGGAGCAGCCCGCGGAGTTCTTCGAGGACGAGGACCTGCTCCAGGTCGCGCTCGCGGAGGCGTTCGAGGAAGCCGTCGCCGCGAACTTCCCGACCCAGCTCGTCCGGCCCGACCTGCAGATCGCCCCGTCGCTCGGAGGATCGTTCGTCGTGCGCCACGCCCGCACCGCCTACGCGTACAAGAAGTTCTCCCGAGTGCCCGAGATCGAGGTGACCGCAGCCGTGGCCACCACGGTGCGGACGTTCGGCGGCGCCACTCTTGACGCTGCGTTGCGCGCCGCCGGGATCACCCTGCCGGGACGGTTCCGGGTCCACGTGTACGAGTCGTGCCCGGGGACGACCCTCGTCCGGCTCGCCCGGCTGGAGCGGACCGGTGGTGCCGCGTTCCCGCGCGGCGCGCACAGCCAGCTGCACCCGCTGACCGCCTCCACCGCCGGACTGCTGCTGCGCGAACCGCGGCTCGGCGTCGACGTGCCCGGCCGGTTCCTCGCCTCACGTCACCGCATCTCGGTGGGTCAGCGCTTCTTCCGCCTCGAGCCGATCGGCCAGGTGGAGACCCCCGCCGCGACCGTCGGCGCTGCGGCAGGGGAAGCCGCCCGACCGAGCGACGGCAGAGTCCGCACAGACGAGGCGCGGGGCGTCCTGCGCCTGTCGCTCTACTTCTCCGAGGCCGACGCGCAACGGCTTGCGGCGGCCGTGTCGTCGGGGCGTGG
Above is a genomic segment from Mumia sp. Pv4-285 containing:
- a CDS encoding PQQ-dependent sugar dehydrogenase, whose translation is MRHTVVATALLASAALFLPEAGAGAATDTASPRASAVAASAAPAALRVAPVRSATVLTGLDHPWDIAFISSSQFLFTQRDRRTISLGTVNGGKRVVGRSGTIWASGETGLMALELAPDFARTRAFYTCHGYSSGSTRDVRVVRWRLNKARTSARIVKTIVRGLPATSGRHGGCALAFSRGGALLIGTGDAAVGRNPQRLRSGGGKVLRVDARTGRGVKTNPYARSRYAMKRRVYTYGHRNVQDLARRGRQVWSVEQGSYRDDEVNRLRRKGNYGWNPVPGYNESVPMTDHGLPGKQRAARWRSGGSTLATTAAAWLRGSVWGNRSGKVLAVTALKGEQVRLLRFSRKGRLTGQSVALQGQYGRLRAVTVAPGGALYVSTSNGGGTDRIIRVLPG
- a CDS encoding amidase; translated protein: MSHSARVHAFRDDILGDLDATGIAELVAAGQVKPREVTEAALARVEDVASLDAVEHLDPGRALDAADRDATGVFAGVPTFVKDNVDVAGWPTGNGSEAYAAPLARTDSDFVRAWAEQGLTFLGKSRLPEFGFSATTEFMTRPPVRNPWNPAYSSGASSGGSAALVAAGAVPLAHANDGGGSIRIPAAACGLVGLKPTRGRITPDRLDLTMPVKIVAQGVVTRSVRDTARFFAAAERTYRNPKLPPVRLVERAGSTRLRVGVLYDSVIAESDRDTRLATTATAELLADLGHHVEEIPLPITQQFADDFSLYWGFLAWYLSTTGRRTLAPDFDATRTDNLTRGLADAFRRGMRRFPAAIYRLRRTERTYRAMFTTYDVVLSPVLTHTTPKLGYLSPTLDYDRLFARLQAYVGFTPLNNVTGGPAISLPLGQTRAGLPLASHFSADHGDERTLLELAYELEEARPFARIQDA
- a CDS encoding M15 family metallopeptidase — protein: MTPGRVLLTLLGTLLVGTLMAPTAASAAPPDLTVNAPARVYAGTVAIVTGTTSAPTDAVSLDYRGRGGVWSVVTTALPAADGSYALRIGLDPGTHRLRVVQATGGGTAVRELTIVAGAAPSRASLSGATRVADGKTATLQVRWVTTDGRPVTGSAQLWGRRRSSTTWERRGTFAVRSGVAAVRVRPRVDVSYQVRTPSTPYVRATASGLWTVDNVPPGYVFRRPSGAPAPRIKLPAQPRAKKAGADVTINKISARVWRSMKRRSWHRGCPVGRSSLRLVRTNYFAYDGYRRRGEIVVNKSVAKATRRVFRDLYAAKAPIRSLYRVDRFGWSRRLRGGDDMKSMAAGNSSGFNCRGVVGRPRTRSPHSTGRSIDINTWENPYRSGWGIVPNREWDRRRSPARVVYRSSSHLVVRIMARHGFWWMGSSDWQHFQYRGRGARTLPPPATFLD
- a CDS encoding AfsR/SARP family transcriptional regulator, whose product is MASSYGSRRVGVLGGLGTRPNERLSGAGRRLLAYLAVKGPRANRLLTGTDLWPEVSETRARANLRRALWQLPHRWVRPDGPELQLDASVDLVDARRVADRALADTLVGAEAVEMLKHDLLPGWYEPWVLDEQDQFHLHRIQALEAVCRTASHAGAYPLATGAGLAAVCAEPLRESAVTVLVDALVREGNRVEAARRYRAYAQRLRREIGAAPGDDLVALVRPYLRRRS
- a CDS encoding cation diffusion facilitator family transporter, with product MSAHGGNRAIIAALSANLGIAVTKFLAFLLTGASSMLAEAVHSVADSGNQALLLLGGKRAKREADERHPFGYGRERYIYAFIVSIVLFSVGGLFALYEAWHKWEHPEPIDAWQWVPIAVLLVAMAMEGYSFRTAIVESNRLRGTQSWVSFVRNAKSPELPVVLLEDFGALIGLVLALFGVSMTLATDDGRWDAAGTAGIGLLLVSIAVVLAVETKSLLLGESATRADVDAIRAAVIGDGVPSVIHLRTLHLGPEELLVAAKIEVDATESAAEIAAAIDGAEARIRAAVPIARVIYLEPDLRRAVDVSEG